The stretch of DNA GTCCGAGCAACTTCGGAAAGAGCTTGAGGAAACCGGATCCAAGCAAAAGAAGAAGGACTTGATCAATCGCCTGAAGATTGTCGAGTCGATTCGCGACAGTGATAACCGTCCCGAATGGATGGTTCTTGACGTGATTCCCGTTATTCCACCCGACCTGCGTCCATTGGTCTTGTTGGATAGTGGCAACTTCGCGACTTCGGATTTGAATGACCTGTATCGTCGGATCATCAACCGAAACAACCGTCTTCGAAAGCTCGTTGACCTTAACGCACCCGAAGTCATCATTCGCAACGAAAAGCGAATGTTGCAACAATCCGTTGACGCGTTGTTTGATAACAACCGTTGTAAGCGACCTGTGCTCGGTTCGTCGAACCGTCCGCTGAAGTCGTTGACCGACATGATTAAGGGTAAGCAAGGTCGTTTCCGTGAAAACCTTCTCGGCAAGCGAGTCGATTACTCTGCTCGTTCGGTCATCGTGGTCGGGCCTCGTTTGAAGCTGCACCAATGCGGTTTGCCAAAGAAGATCGCTCTAGAACTTTACCAACCTTTCATCATTCGACGGCTGAAGGAGCTCGGGCACGCTGACACGATTAAGTCGGCGAAGAAGATGCTTGAACGCAAGGATGAAGAGGTTTGGGATATTCTCGAACAGGTCATCACGAATCACCCCGTGCTGCTTAACCGTGCTCCCACTCTTCACCGCATGGGTATTCAAGCGTTCGAACCGGTTCTCGTCGAAGGTAACGCGATTCACTTGCATCCATTGGTTTGCAAAGGTTTCAACGCCGACTTCGATGGTGACCAAATGGCCGTCCACCTGCCGCTTTCGATCGAAGCTCAGGTAGAAGCTCACACTTTGATGATGTCGACCAATAACGTGTTCGCTCCGTCCAATGGTAAGCCGATCATGAGTCCGTCGCAGGACATCGTCATGGGTTGCTACTACTTGACCATCGCTTTGCCCGATCAAAAGGGCGAAGGAATGATCTTCAGTGGCTACGACGAAGTCGACTCGGCGTACTCGCAGGGCGTCTTGCACATTCACAGCAAGATCAAGATGCGATTGCCACGTCACCAAAAGCTCAAGACTTCGGACAACTCCGGTGTCTACGGTGACATCATCGACACCACGCCGGGTCGGATTCGGTTTAACGAAATGCTGCCAGTGGGCATGGATTTCTATAACTATCCGATGAAGAGCGGTGACTTGGCCAAGGTCATCAGTGACTGCTATCAACGCCTCGGTCGAAAAGCAACGATTCACTTGCTTGACGACATGATGCAACTTGGGTTCCGCGAATCGACTCGTTCAGGTCTTTCATTCGCGACCGATGACTTGGTGACTCCGGACACCAAGCAAGAGTTCATCAAGAACGCCGAAAAAGAGGTGATGAAGCTCAAGAAGAACTACGAACGCGGTTTGATGTCCGGCGGCGAACGTTACAACCACGTTCTCGACGAATGGACCGCAGCTCGCGAATTGATCACCGCTGACATGATGGAAGCGATGAAGAATGACATTCGCGAAGGTGGTTGGTACGTGAACCCGGTTTACTTGATGAGTCACTCTGGTGCTCGGGGTGGTATCGAGCAAATTCGCCAGTTGGCCGGTATGCGTGGTTTGATGGCCAAGCCTACGGGTGAAATCATTGAAACACCTATTAAGGCTAACTTCCGCGAAGGCCTTTCGGTGCTCGAGTATTTCTCGTCGACTCACGGGGCCCGTAAGGGTCTGGCCGACACGGCTCTTAAGACCGCTGACTCGGGTTACCTAACTCGTAAGCTTGCTGACGTCGCCCAGAACGTTGTGATCACGATGAACGATTGTGGTACCACGCAAGGGATCACCAAGGGGGTTGTCTATCGTGGTGAAAAGGTCGAAGTGTCCTTGATCGATTCGATCAATGGTCGCGTGAGCCGCCAGTCGATTGTGAATCCAGTGACAGACGAAGTGATTGTTCGCGAAAACGAAATGATCACTCCGGACATCGCTCAGAAGATCGAAGAGATGGGCTTGGAAAAGATTCAAGTTCGTACTCCGATGACCTGCGACGCGCCTCTGGGTGTATGTCGTTGCTGCTACGGAATGGACATGTCGACCGGATCCATGGTCGAAGAAGGCATGGCTGTTGGTATCATCGCTGCTCAGTCGATCGGCGAACCTGGTACTCAGTTGACGATGCGTACGTTCCACATTGGTGGTTCAGTGTCGAAGCAGTCGGTGGAATCGGACTTCAAGAGCAAGAAATCAGGTGAAGTTCGTCTGACTCGAATTCGTTCGGTTAGCAACAAGAGCGGAGAACAAGTTGTTCTGAACCGTAACGGTGAAATCGCTCTGGTTGACGATCGAGGTCGCGAAATCGAATCTTACCCCGTACCAACGGGTGCGACGCTGAAGGTCAAGGAAGGCGACCAAGTTATCGAAGGCGGACTGCTTTGCGAGTGGAACCCCTACTCGATTCCAATTCTGTCTGAAGTCACCGGTATCGTGCGATTCGAAGACATCGTCGAAGGCGAAACCGTTCGATCCGAACGTGAAAATTCGGGTAACGTCCGAATGATGGTCGTGGATCACAAGGGTGACCTTCACCCGCAGATCGTGATTCAAGACGAAACGGGTAAGAACCTCGATGTGCAGTACCTGCCTGAGCGAGCTTTGGTCATGGCTAAAGAAGGTGCCACGATCATCCCTGGTGACGTGATCGCTGAAATGCCTCGTGAAGCGGGCGGTGTTTCGGACATCACCGGTGGTTTGCCTCGAGTTACCGAAATCTTCGAAGCTCGTAAACCAAAGGATCCTGCGGTTATCGCCGAAGTCGACGGTGAAGTTGAAATCTTGGCCGAACGCAAACGCGGTAAGCGAACGATCATTGTTCGCAGTGAATCCGGAATCGAACGTGAACACTTAGTGCCGCACGGCAAGCACTTCCAGGTTCACAGCGGTGACTTCGTGAAAGCCGGGCAAGCTCTCGTCGACGGACCATTGGTCCCTCACGACATCTTGAGAGTTTCAGGTGAAGAAGCGGTTCAGCAGTACTTGTTGCACGAAATTCAACAGGTCTATCAATCGCAAAAGGTTGAAATCAACGATAAGCACTGCGAAATCATCATCGCTCGAATGCTTCGGAAGGTCAAAGTTGAATCATCAGGTGATACCAACTTGCTTCCTGGTAGCGTGATGGACCGATTCCACTTCCGCCGTGCGAACGAAGAATTGACCAAGTGTTTGAAGATCGCCAACCCTGGCGATAGCGATTTCACGGAAGGCCAGATTGTTCCGAAGGAAACGCTCGAGCAAACTAACGCCGAAATCGAAGCGATGGGCGGAACGCCGGCCAAGGGCAAGCGTCCCAAGAGTGCAACGGCTTCAACGCAGTTGTTGGGGATCACCAAGGCTGCCGTTCAATCGAACAGTTTCATCTCGGCTGCGTCGTTCCAGGAAACCACCAAGGTGCTTACCGAAGCGGCTCTGGCCGGCAAGGTCGATAAGTTGGTTGGTTTGAAAGAGAACGTCATCTTGGGTCACCTGATTCCTGCGGGTACAGGGTTCCGAATCTTCCAAGAATCGGAAGTCAATTACCGTCGCGAAGCTTTGGAAGAACTCGCAGGTCAGCCAGTGCAGTCTCTCGAAGAGAGCTTCCCATTGCTCAATGCCGATGACGAAGCAGCGATCGAGGCGTCGGCAGATGCTTCGGCGGCACCGCCAACGATTGAACCAGTGGTGCAACCGCCGTCGGTTCAGCCACCATCGGCGGCAGCGGAACCTTCCGATGATCCAGCTCCTACGCTTGATCAACTGATGGGCGGCCAGGACTGATGCAGCCGACTGCATGACTGATCATTAACGAACCGCTCGAGCCTTTGCTCGAGCGGTTTTTTTGTTGAGATAAGATCATTGTCCTGATCATTAAGTGGGAGGTTGGCCCCGTGATCTCGGCGGGCCGTTCGTGCGGTTGCACGAGCCTAGTTTTCGTTGGATGATTGATAGCCTCGAAATGACCGAATCACTCTTGCCCCAGCAACCTTCATGCTCGACTTGTACGACAAAATAGCGGAAGCATCCGCCGCGATTCGCAAAGTGTTTCCTACGACTCCCAAAGTGGGGATCATCTTGGGGACTGGCTTAGGTGGAATCGTTGACGAGATCGAGATTTCGGCCACGATTGATTACGCCGATATTCCTCACTTTCCTACATCGACGGCGACGAGTCATCGAGGACGGCTTGTCTGCGGAACACTTGATGGAGTGCCCGTCATTGTGATGGAAGGTCGTTTCCACATGTACGAGGGCTATCCGCTTAAGCAAATCACCCTTCCCGTTCGTGTCTTTAAAGAACTCGGCGCGGAATTGATGGTCGTCAGCAATGCGTGTGGTGGATTGAATCCTTACTACACCGGTGGTGACATCATGGTGATTGAAGATCAAATCAACTTGCTTGGTGATAACCCACTGATCGGCATCAATGATGACCGTCTAGGCCCTCGCTTTCCTGACATGTGCGAGCCTTATGACCAGCAATGGGTTGACCGTGTGATTGCCATCGGACGCAAGGAAGAGATCACGGTTCACAAAGGCGTGTTCGTAGCCGTCGCTGGACCCAATTTGGAAACCCGAGCTGAGTATCGGTTCCTGCGCATGATCGGTGCGGACGTAGTCGGGATGAGTACCGTTCCCGAAACGATCGTCGCAGTTCACTGCGGTCTAAAGACAGTCGGCCTGAGCGTGATCACAGACATGTGTTTGCCCGATTCTTTGAAGCCGTCAAATGTCGAAGAAATCATTCGCACTGCTAACGAAGCCGCTCCAAAATTAGTTTCACTTGTTCGCGGCATTGTCTCGGAAGCGAATTCCGTACGCGTAGCGTAGTGAGCGGTAGCAAACCGAAAGGCTGAGGGGCGTCTGTGTCGGCCAGCCGTTGCTGGTTCGACGCGTTCTTTAGCCAGCCTTTTGATTCTGATCGTCGACACGTTGGATTCGCATGGATTCGATCTTTCGCGTCGTCGCTCTGAGGATCTTGATCTGCGAAGTACCAATCGCCAGTTCAGTGCCTTCGTCCGGAATCGATCCCGTGTGGTAGAGCACGTAACCGGCAACCGTTTCGTAGTCTTCGCTCTCGGGAAGGTCCCAATCGAGCAGTTCGTTCAGGTCGTCGATCATCACGCGACCATCAACCTCGACGGTTTCTTCGTCCACGATCTTCACACCGAACTCTTCATCCTCGTCCGATTCGTCAACGATCTCGCCGACGATTTCTTCGAGTGCATCTTCGATGGTAACAACACCCGCGGTCTGGCTGAACTCGTCGAGTACGATCGCCATGTGAGAGCGGCTGTGCAGGAACTCTCGCAACAATGACTCAACGCTGCGAGTATCGGACACCGTCCATGGCTTCCGCATCACTTCGGTCAAGGGATGCGACTCTAAACCACCATTTGCCAGGAACGGCATCAAGTCTTTGACGTAAAGGATACCGACAACGTTATCGAGATTGTCCTGGAACACGGGAAAGCGAGTTCGCCCCGCCTCGACGATGGTCGCCAAGATTTGGGTCCATTCCCAGCGGATGTCGATTGCATCAACCTCACCACGATTGGTCATGATGTGGCTAACGGTGTTCTCGTGCAGCGTCACCACACCTTGAATCATTTCGCGAACGCCCGGTCCGAAGTAGCCTTCACGTGTGCCCGCAGTAACGATCGTCCGAATTTCGTCTTCGAGTTGTTCCTCTTCTTCGTCAGCATTCTCAGCGGTTCCCGTCAAACGTCGTGTCACCAAATCGACGAGCTCGCCCGGTGCTGCAAGTGGACTCATCACGATCGAAAGAGTTCGCCAGAACGGCCAGGTGTGATAAAGAACCGGAGTCGACGCAAATCGAGTCACCGCGACGGGTAACCATACGTGAACCATCATCATCATGCCGACCGCGCAGACACCCCAGCCGAGCAACCGGATGGGCGAGGGTGAAGGTTCGTCGACGAAGATCGTACCGGTACCAGCGATCAGGAAGATCACCGTCCCGATCATACGTAGGTAACCCGAGCCATCAATGGCAGCGTCTTGGTGATCAAGGACAGCGCCGAATCGGTCGCGGTTCTTCTTGAGGCGGCAATAGGCTTCGAGGGCCTTGCCGGCAAAACTGTCCAGTAGTTCGCGACCGAGTCCGCCAATGCTGCTGATTA from Rubripirellula amarantea encodes:
- the rpoC gene encoding DNA-directed RNA polymerase subunit beta'; this translates as MSTGETSNYDRINDYASVRISLARPQDIKGWSFGEVKKPETINYRTYRPEKDGLFCERIFGPEKDWECACGKYRGMKYKGMICDRCGVKVTHSRVRRKRMGHIELAAPVVHIWFFKAMPSRLGNLLDMKTSSLEKVIYFQDYVVTDPGTTELETRQLLTEEEYRAARTQYGPGTFQADMGAEAVRNLLNQLDLVTLSEQLRKELEETGSKQKKKDLINRLKIVESIRDSDNRPEWMVLDVIPVIPPDLRPLVLLDSGNFATSDLNDLYRRIINRNNRLRKLVDLNAPEVIIRNEKRMLQQSVDALFDNNRCKRPVLGSSNRPLKSLTDMIKGKQGRFRENLLGKRVDYSARSVIVVGPRLKLHQCGLPKKIALELYQPFIIRRLKELGHADTIKSAKKMLERKDEEVWDILEQVITNHPVLLNRAPTLHRMGIQAFEPVLVEGNAIHLHPLVCKGFNADFDGDQMAVHLPLSIEAQVEAHTLMMSTNNVFAPSNGKPIMSPSQDIVMGCYYLTIALPDQKGEGMIFSGYDEVDSAYSQGVLHIHSKIKMRLPRHQKLKTSDNSGVYGDIIDTTPGRIRFNEMLPVGMDFYNYPMKSGDLAKVISDCYQRLGRKATIHLLDDMMQLGFRESTRSGLSFATDDLVTPDTKQEFIKNAEKEVMKLKKNYERGLMSGGERYNHVLDEWTAARELITADMMEAMKNDIREGGWYVNPVYLMSHSGARGGIEQIRQLAGMRGLMAKPTGEIIETPIKANFREGLSVLEYFSSTHGARKGLADTALKTADSGYLTRKLADVAQNVVITMNDCGTTQGITKGVVYRGEKVEVSLIDSINGRVSRQSIVNPVTDEVIVRENEMITPDIAQKIEEMGLEKIQVRTPMTCDAPLGVCRCCYGMDMSTGSMVEEGMAVGIIAAQSIGEPGTQLTMRTFHIGGSVSKQSVESDFKSKKSGEVRLTRIRSVSNKSGEQVVLNRNGEIALVDDRGREIESYPVPTGATLKVKEGDQVIEGGLLCEWNPYSIPILSEVTGIVRFEDIVEGETVRSERENSGNVRMMVVDHKGDLHPQIVIQDETGKNLDVQYLPERALVMAKEGATIIPGDVIAEMPREAGGVSDITGGLPRVTEIFEARKPKDPAVIAEVDGEVEILAERKRGKRTIIVRSESGIEREHLVPHGKHFQVHSGDFVKAGQALVDGPLVPHDILRVSGEEAVQQYLLHEIQQVYQSQKVEINDKHCEIIIARMLRKVKVESSGDTNLLPGSVMDRFHFRRANEELTKCLKIANPGDSDFTEGQIVPKETLEQTNAEIEAMGGTPAKGKRPKSATASTQLLGITKAAVQSNSFISAASFQETTKVLTEAALAGKVDKLVGLKENVILGHLIPAGTGFRIFQESEVNYRREALEELAGQPVQSLEESFPLLNADDEAAIEASADASAAPPTIEPVVQPPSVQPPSAAAEPSDDPAPTLDQLMGGQD
- a CDS encoding hemolysin family protein is translated as MSHLYGWLVVSAFGFLISSIGGLGRELLDSFAGKALEAYCRLKKNRDRFGAVLDHQDAAIDGSGYLRMIGTVIFLIAGTGTIFVDEPSPSPIRLLGWGVCAVGMMMMVHVWLPVAVTRFASTPVLYHTWPFWRTLSIVMSPLAAPGELVDLVTRRLTGTAENADEEEEQLEDEIRTIVTAGTREGYFGPGVREMIQGVVTLHENTVSHIMTNRGEVDAIDIRWEWTQILATIVEAGRTRFPVFQDNLDNVVGILYVKDLMPFLANGGLESHPLTEVMRKPWTVSDTRSVESLLREFLHSRSHMAIVLDEFSQTAGVVTIEDALEEIVGEIVDESDEDEEFGVKIVDEETVEVDGRVMIDDLNELLDWDLPESEDYETVAGYVLYHTGSIPDEGTELAIGTSQIKILRATTRKIESMRIQRVDDQNQKAG
- a CDS encoding purine-nucleoside phosphorylase, with the translated sequence MLDLYDKIAEASAAIRKVFPTTPKVGIILGTGLGGIVDEIEISATIDYADIPHFPTSTATSHRGRLVCGTLDGVPVIVMEGRFHMYEGYPLKQITLPVRVFKELGAELMVVSNACGGLNPYYTGGDIMVIEDQINLLGDNPLIGINDDRLGPRFPDMCEPYDQQWVDRVIAIGRKEEITVHKGVFVAVAGPNLETRAEYRFLRMIGADVVGMSTVPETIVAVHCGLKTVGLSVITDMCLPDSLKPSNVEEIIRTANEAAPKLVSLVRGIVSEANSVRVA